The window ATCCTCAAAAGGATTCAAATTAAGTTCCAGAACCAGACATTTCTTCTGTAGGTTGAAAGCGCACAAATTTACAGGAGACAGGTGAGAAAAGCAAGGCTTGAACTTTCCTTAAGGATTCAACTTTGATGGAAGAATTATTCCGGCTAGCATATTCTTGGCAGCTGCTCCCCTAAAGGCATATCAACAATCCGCTCAACTCTCAGGGCTGTTCTGATCGTAACCATGCCCCGATGATCCTCCACCACTCTGCCGATGATTGCAGAATTCTTGCCTTGGGGATGACTTTTCATCGAGGAGATTATCCGCTCGGCCCATTCCTCAGGCACCGCGGCAACGAGTTTTCCTTCGTTTGCCACATAAAGCGGGTCAATGCCAAGTATTTCGCATGCAGCCCGTACTTCCTCTCGCACCGGGATTTTCTCTTCATCAATAACGATGCCGAGATTGGATGCCTTGGCCCATTCGTTCAGCGTTGCGGCAACGCCGCCGCGGGTGGGATCGCGCAATGCATGAATATTTTTTGAAACCGCAAGCATTGCATCCACCAGATGATTCAGCGGTGCGGTGTCGGAAAGGATTCTGCTTTGAAAGGATAACCCCTTCCTGCTGGTCATAATTGCCATGCCGTGATCACCCAGGGTTCCCGAGACAATAATCGCATCACCAGGTTTGAGGCTTGCCGCGGAAATCATCGTCCCCTCCGGTATCATTCCAATCCCTGTGGTATTGATAAATATCTTGTCGCAACTCCCAATGTTTACGACTTTTGTGTCGCCGGTGACAATAACAACGCCGGCATTTTTCGCGGCAATTTCCATGGAAACCAGAATTCTGTGCAGATCAAGCATCGGCAGGCCTTCTTCAAGAATGAAGGCTGCACTTAAGAAAAGCGGTTTGGCACCGCTCACTGCAATGTCGTTAACCGTGCCGTTTATCGCCAGGTCGCCGATATCGCCGCCCGGGAAAAATATGGGATCCACCACAAAGGAATCTGTGGTAAATGCCAGTCTCCCTGGCCCTATATCAAGGGTTGCCTGATCCTCGAGCCTGTTGAGGATCG of the Pseudomonadota bacterium genome contains:
- the hypE gene encoding hydrogenase expression/formation protein HypE — encoded protein: MPIINHQRVQLSHGSGGRMSAELIDKLFLPRFGNPILNRLEDQATLDIGPGRLAFTTDSFVVDPIFFPGGDIGDLAINGTVNDIAVSGAKPLFLSAAFILEEGLPMLDLHRILVSMEIAAKNAGVVIVTGDTKVVNIGSCDKIFINTTGIGMIPEGTMISAASLKPGDAIIVSGTLGDHGMAIMTSRKGLSFQSRILSDTAPLNHLVDAMLAVSKNIHALRDPTRGGVAATLNEWAKASNLGIVIDEEKIPVREEVRAACEILGIDPLYVANEGKLVAAVPEEWAERIISSMKSHPQGKNSAIIGRVVEDHRGMVTIRTALRVERIVDMPLGEQLPRIC